The Pungitius pungitius chromosome 8, fPunPun2.1, whole genome shotgun sequence genome has a window encoding:
- the sfi1 gene encoding LOW QUALITY PROTEIN: protein SFI1 homolog (The sequence of the model RefSeq protein was modified relative to this genomic sequence to represent the inferred CDS: substituted 2 bases at 2 genomic stop codons) → MQSNTRKPDPVRPRPSSVSFGGERKPVRKVHTRKIPYRVGYCWNKGGRLKELRIRHLARKFLNIWMRNTFGRLLPHEAKCHYSSVVLRRAFVGWRDEWWTSRREWSLTLRAECHHRYYLYNLVFQNWQSFMSLQKEKKSKVQAAQSYADGQRMRLVLERWKVFTEMRRIKNRMLESALKHSRLATLHSAWRLWRARLQQHRDLQTLEDQALKQRALTLQSRTWLHWKEMHTAACCQKNKESKAALHFILLLKRRTLHRWKSYVSSQQTKKKSQAVAERARHLRLVTTCWRKWSSALRRKRREEDGLQAAAYLAARITQRRALERWKAHVTLCREEAERNRIASQTYHRQLLHAGLQGLLLHVSRSKAHRLNSNMAVQHYHQTMTRSYWRLWQDRLEEAEDESFRPLNDIATTNHSTSLLSRCFRHWRENQRKQRHMKELEHRADVWFAEGLLPKCFTLWAEVTSQQRRFKQMRHKAEVFNRQRRHTCVFYTXXIKTEEHRERTLCERMAILHEERCRLRGAWSRWRRRTERSINDREKRQASDRLYLHGLLHKTMARWKDNSSEMRDRRNRELQACRQGDLRCVRIAVDKWKKFVQCQRMKKGKLKQMQRYHEVKLLKHAFVAWKKHLLVMRQIYGHVEELYWQHKWTLLRKVLCVWRENAALQTELRLKEQRAQNHFQHILRLKVFLAWREATVGAVSKRHQQREAVNKAQRAINRVRLLQSFRRWKAQSRKARGERMRMEKARQHHGSKLLSKAVKAWKDHHNHIRKNKVMRRQGILLLRLKMYQMYFDQWKIKLQRRRREAKQTERALWHWSLTLQAKVLRGWMLQVTEQRRKQEQAARAAQVYRDQLLREGVTRILTYAAHMSDLTTSLTQHSQEQRSRRLHGVVKRCAMRWKKRALCKPKREQEVKGQSPRKSVTFCLASCGSKSVPPSDPEEQEAEDGVQSELQLSRAPRRQPRRCEELFEPRVKINTQSQTTRCGAEAAPKAPLVRGPSQGDRRTATAGLRPPSTRHGAFAPSPSPSEPNTSAVGSPRESQDALLPPSAFMTSVTDDVMGKTHSSYFGEAPHPFVPPFEQRSSVDSGVRQRARSSRGSAEDATSALTGELLRIQLDMVTYQQDRKQLRAWQRLQEVLQSWLQTSGKEEEIEKNAVCQELKELEERIDGLSAELAERKPAMLLHAKRIQLIQKTEEMETDCSVFTA, encoded by the exons ATGCAAAGTAACACCAGAAAGCCAGATCCAGTCAGACCTCGACCAAGCAGTGTCAGTTTTGGTGGTGAAAGAAAACCGGTCCGCAAAGTTCATACGAGAAAGATCCCTTACAGAGTTGGATACTGCTGGAACAAAGGTGGAAGACTCAAGGAGCTGAGAATAAG GCACTTGGCGAGAAAGTTCCTGAACATATGGATGCGGAACACTTTTGGCCGACTTCTTCCTCATGAAGCCAA GTGTCACTACAGCAGCGTGGTCTTGAGACGAGCCTTTGTAGGATGGAGAGACGAGTGGTGGACATCGAGGAGGGAGTGGAGCCTCACACTGCGGGCAGAGTGTCACCACAG GTATTATCTGTACAACTTGGTTTTCCAAAACTGGCAAAGTTTTATGTCattgcaaaaggaaaaaaagagcaaagtcCAAGCTGCTCAATCCtatg CTGACGGGCAACGCATGCGTCTGGTTTTGGAACGATGGAAGGTTTTCACAGAAATGAGAAGAATAAAGAATAGAATGCTTGAATCTGCCTTGAAGCACAGCAGACTTGCAACCCTACA TTCAGCGTGGAGATTATGGCGAGCGCGGCTGCAGCAGCATCGGGACCTTCAAACTTTAGAGGATCAAGCACTGAAACAGAGGGCGCTCACTTTACAGAGCCGG ACTTGGCTTCATTGGAAAGAAATGCACACAGCTGCCTGTtgccagaaaaacaaagaatccaAAGCTGCACTTCACTTCATCCTCCTGCTGAAAAGAAGAACATTGCATCGTTGGAAAAGTTACGTGTCTTCCCAGCAAACCAAGAAAAAGTCACAAG CCGTGGCAGAGCGCGCCCGCCATCTCCGCCTGGTGACGACGTGTTGGAGGAAGTGGAGCAGTGCGCTGCGTCGTAAGCGGCGCGAGGAGGACGGTTTGCAAGCCGCAGCGTATTTGGCCGCACGGATCACGCAGCGCAGAGCGCTGGAGCGCTGGAAAGCTC ATGTTACGTTGTGCAGAGAAGAAGCTGAAAGAAACAGGATTGCAAGTCAGACTTATCATCGCCAACTGCTG CACGCCGGACTGCAGGGACTTCTTCTTCACGTCAGCAGGAGCAAAGCGCACCGACTGAACAGCAACATGGCTGTCCAACATTATCATCAAACC atgacaCGTAGCTATTGGAGGCTGTGGCAGGACCGTTTGGAGGAGGCTGAAGACGAGAGTTTTCGACCCTTAAACGATATAGCAACGACTAACCACAG CACGTCTTTGTTGAGCAGATGTTTTCGCCACTGGAGAGAGAATCAGAGAAAACAGAGACACATGAAG GAATTGGAGCATCGTGCAGACGTTTGGTTTGCTGAAGGCCTGTTGCCGAAGTGCTTCACCCTGTGGGCCGAGGTTACTTCACAGCAAAGACGCTTTAAACAGATGAGACACAAGGCAGAGGTCTTCAACCG GCAGCGCAGACACACCTGCGTGTTTTACACCTGataaatcaaaa CAGAGGAACACAGGGAGCGGACGCTCTGCGAGCGCATG GCCATTCTGCACGAGGAGCGCTGCCGCCTGCGGGGAGCCTGGAGCCGCTGGAGGCGCCGGACGGAGCGGAGCATCAACGACCGGGAGAAACGCCAAGCCTCAGACCGCCTCTACCTTCACGGGCTTCTCCACAAGACGATGGCTCGGTGGAAGGACAACAGCTCCGAGATGAGGGACAG GAGAAACCGAGAGCTGCAGGCCTGTCGTCAGGGTGACCTGCGCTGCGTGAGGATAGCTGTTGATAAATGGAAAAAG TTTGTTCAGTGCCAGAGAATGAAGAAAGGCAAGCTGAAACAGATGCAGCGTTACCATGAAGTTAAACTCCTCAAGCACGCGTTTGTGGCCTGGAAG AAACACCTCTTGGTGATGCGTCAGATCTACGGTCACGTGGAGGAACTTTACTGGCAACATAAATGGACACTTCTCAG GAAGgtgctgtgtgtttggaggGAGAACGCTGCGCTGCAGACAGAACTCCGGCTCAAGGAGCAGCGGGCACAGAATCACTTTCAGCACATCCTTCGACTGAAG GTGTTTCTTGCTTGGAGAGAAGCAACAGTGGGTGCAGTTTCTAAGCgacaccagcagagggaggcagTCAACAAGGCTCAGAGGGCCATAAATCGAG tTCGCTTGCTGCAGTCTTTCAGACGATGGAAGGCGCAGAGCAGGAAGGCTCGGGGAGAGAGGATGCGCATGGAGAAGGCGAGGCAGCACCATGGCTCCAAACTCCTTTCGAAAGCAGTAAAAGCTTGGAAAGACCATCACAACCACATTCGAAAAAACAAG GTAATGAGGCGACAAGGGATCCTTTTACTGAGATTAAAGATGTATCAGATGTACTTTGACCAGTGGAAAATtaag CTGCAGCGCAGACGGAGAGAAGCTAAGCAGACGGAGCGAGCGCTCTGGCACTGGTCCCTCACTCTTCAGGCCAAG GTGTTGCGTGGATGGATGCTGCAGGTCACAGAGCAGCGGAGGAAACAAGAGCAGGCGGCCCGAGCGGCTCAGGTCTACAGAGACCAGCTGCTGAGGGAGGGCGTGACGCGCATCCTCACGTATGCTGCTCACATGAGCGATCTCACCACCAGCCTGACGCAGCACAGCCAAGAGCAG AGGTCTCGGCGTCTCCACGGGGTGGTGAAGCGCTGCGCCATGCGGTGGAAGAAGCGGGCGCTGTGCAAACCCAAAAGAGAGCAGGAAGTCAAAGGTCAATCACCCAGAAAGAGCGTGACCTTCTGTTTGGCCTCATGTGGATCGAAGAGCGTTCCCCCGTCTGACCCCGAGGAGCAGGAAgctgaagatggagtccagagCGAGCT ACAACTCAGCCGcgcgcctcggcgtcagccccGACGCTGCGAGGAACTGTTTGAGCCTCGagtgaaaataaa CACCCAAAGTCAAACGACCCGCTGTGGCGCTGAAGCGGCTCCGAAGGCCCCGCTGGTCCGTGGTCCTTCGCAGGGAGACCGCCGTACAGCGACAGCCGGCCTCCGGCCTCCATCCACGCGCCACGGCGCCTTCGCACCCAGCCCGTCTCCCTCTGAACCGAACACGTCCGCCGTGGGCTCTCCTCGGGAAAGCCAAGACGCTCTTTTACCACCTTCCGCTTTCATGACCTCTGTGACCGACGATGTG aTGGGGAAGACGCACAGCTCGTATTTTGGAGAAGCTCCTCATCCGTTCGTCCCTCCGTTTGAACAACGATCTTCAGTGGATTCAG GTGTTCGTCAGCGAGCCAGATCCAGTAGAGGAAGTGCAGAAGATGCAACTTCAGCGCTGACCGGAGAGCTGCTCAGAATTCAGCTGGACATGGTGACCTACCAACAGGACAGGAAGCAGCTCCG ggCATGGCAAAGACTACAGGAGGTGTTACAAAGCTGGCTGCAGACCAGtggaaaggaagaagaaatagaaaaaaatgctGTGTGTCAAGAGTTGAAAGAG CTGGAGGAGCGCATCGACGGCCTGTCGGCTGAACTGGCTGAACGGAAACCAGCAATGTTGCTTCATGCAAAGAGGATCCAGCTGATACAGAAAACAGAGGAGATGGAAACTGATTGTTCTGTATTCACTGCTTAG